Genomic segment of Xanthobacter dioxanivorans:
CCGGATCGGCAGCTTGAGCGAGACGATGGAGCGCAGCGTCTCGATCTCCTCGTCGCCCATGGCGGGGGTGCCCGCCTCGATCTCCGGGACGCCGGCCGCCGCCAGCGCCTCGGCGATCTCGATCTTCTCCTTGCGGGAGAAGGCGACGCCCGGCGCCTGCTCGCCGTCGCGGAGCGTGGTGTCGTTGAGGAAGACGGTGCGCGCCGGCTGCAGCCTTGCGGTGGCCCCGCAGGTGTCCGCGGATGCCCGACCGGCCCGGCCCGTGGCGGCAGATGGTGACTTCGCGAGCATGGGTCCCTTCCCGTCTGCCCCACCCGCTATGCGGGCGGACCTGATGAACTCCCACCCGGGCCGCGCCCGGATCGCGTCAATGCCGCAGGCCCGAGCCCGCTGGCGCCACCGGCGCCGGATGATCCTCGACGACAAAGCCGCCGGAAGCGGCGAAATCGATGCGAATGCCCTGGGTCGCCGCCCGCGACGGCCCGTCGATGAACACTTTCACGCCGGCGAGCTCGATGACCGTGTCGCCGTCCCGCGCCGCGTTCTCCAGGTGCATCAGGTAGCGCACCCCCTGGTGCGCGCCCGCCGCCGCCACCACCCGCACCCCCTCGGCATCGGCGGCGCGCGAAAGGGCCACCTTCACTGCCGCCACCGCGCTGGTCGTAAGCGTGATCATGCTGAAATCCACCTGCGCCGGAAGCGCCCGGCTACAGCACTGGCAAGGCCTGTGCCAGACAGCCAAATCACTGATTTAATTTATTATTTCCGTCATGCCCGACGTGTCGCAAACGCGACAGCTGTCCGCCTTGTGCGGTGTTCGACAGGGTGATGACAGACGAGGCCCGCATTTACGCACCGGCTGCCTCCGTAATACTACGTAAGGCGCTCCGGCGGGCGGGCGGCGGCAGCTTTTTCCGCGCGAATACAGTTTCACCACGGGCCCGGCCACCGCGGCGGGGCGACGACTGCAACGGCGCCCGTCAGGCGGGGGTGATCACCACCTTCACGTCGGCGGGCTTGGCCCAATAGGGCGCGGAGGTCACCAGCACGTGGGCGCCGGCGGCGGCATAGGCGGCGGCATTCTGCAGGTTCACCCCGCCCGCCGCCGCGACCTTCGTGGCCGGCGCCCGCGCCGCCACCAGCGCCGCCACGACACGGATCTCGTCCGGCGTCATCTTCTCGCACTGGAGCACGTCGGGATGGGCGGGAAGCACCTTCTCCACCTCTTCCGGCGTCTTCACCTCCACCACCACCTTCTTCTCCGGCGCCGCCCGCCGCAGGAGCGCGACACCCGCGGCCGCATCGGTGAGGAACGCCTGGTGCTCGGGAAACAGCAGCAGCGTCTCCGACAGGCCGAGGCGATGGGGAAAGGCGCCGCCGGCGCGGATGGCGGCGATCATCTGCGCCTTGGCGCCGGGCAGGGTCTTGCGGGTGGTCACCACCGCCACGTCCGGCGCCACCTTGCGCGCGGCGGCGATGATGTCGGCGGTGAGGGTGGCGATGCCGGAGAGATATTCCACCAGGGTCTGCGCCACCTTCCACGCCTTGAAGATGGCGCCGGCCTCGCCCTGGGCCATCAGGATGGTTTCACCGGCGGGGACGCGCGCACCCGTGGCACGAAGGATGTCCGCCGTGCCGCCCGCGGTGCGGAACAGGGCCTGCGCCACCTCCACCCCGCACAGGGTCGATTCGGAGCGCATGGCCATGGTGAGCCGCGCCGGAGCCTGCGAAAGGGCCAGGGCCTCGGTGGTGAGGTCCCCGTAGGGGACATCCTCGGCGAGCAGCGCGTCCAGCGTCGCCTGCGTCCACCATGTATAGGTCATGCCCGCCCCCTGCTGCCCCGCGCCCGCCGCCCTATGGCGGAAGCGATACAGCTTGAAGGCTTATCGCGGGCCCGCCCGTCCGGGCAACCGGGCGGAAGCGGCATTGCGCCGCACACGGCGACACCTCGCGCTGCAACAATTTGCGATTAGTTTGCGACAGGGAGGGGTACGGCCCCACCGGGCGATCGCGTCGCAAAGGCGACAGGATGCCGGGAGTGCCGCGGCCCGTCCTGGAATGGCTCGCATTTTCAGCGGGGAGCAGCCTCTGGCGCGCGACTTGCTTCCGGTGCGGGGACCGCACGTTCCAAGCATCCCACATTCCATTTCGGAGACTTCAATTCATGCTCGGCATCGGCAGCACCCTCCCGGCCTTCACCGTCACCGGGGTGAAGCCCGGCTTCAACAGCCACGAAGAGAACGGCGTGTCCGCCTTCGAGGAGATCACGGAAGCCAGCTTCGCCGGCAAGTGGAAGATCATCTTCTTCTACCCGAAGGACTTCACCTTCGTCTGCCCCACCGAGATCGCGGAATTCGCCCGCCTCGCCAAGGACTTCGAGGATCGCGACGCGGTCGTGCTCGGCGGCTCCACCGACAACGAGTTCGTCAAGCTCGCCTGGCGGCGTGACCACAAGGACCTGAACCGGCTCCCCATCTGGTCGTTTGCCGACACCAACGGCTCGCTCACCGACGGCCTGGGCGTGCGCTCGCCCGCGGGCGTGGCGTTCCGCTACACCTTCGTGGTCGATCCCGACAACGTCATCCAGCACGTCTACGCCACCAACCTGAACGTGGGCCGCAACCCGAAGGACACCCTGCGCGTCCTCGATGCGCTGCAGACGGACGAGTTGTGCCCGTGCAACCGCGAGGTCGGCGGCGACGTGCTCAAGGTCGCCTGAGCCGGAAGGAGGACGAATGTCCATCGAGACCCTGAAGGACCAGATCCCGGCCTTCGCCAAGGACGTGAAGCTGAACCTCTCGGCCCTCACCCGTGAGGATTCCCTCACGCCCCAGCAGCTCTACGGGCTGCTGGTGGCGTGCGGGATCACCACCCGCAATCCCGACGTCGCCCGCGCCCTCGAGGCCGAGGCGGCGGCGCATCTGACCCCGGCGGCGATGGACGCGGCGAAAGCCGCCGCCTCCATCATGGCCATGAACAACGTCTACTACCGCTTCACCCACCTCGCCTCGAACAAGGCCTACGAAACCCTCCCCGCCAAGCTGCGCATGAGCGTGATCGGCAATCCGGGGGTGGACAAGGCGGATTTCGAGCTGTGGTCGCTGGCGGTCTCGGCCATGAACGGCTGCGGGCGCTGCATCGATTCCCATGAAAAGGTGCTGCGCGAAGCGGGCATCCGCGAGGACCAGATCCAGGTGGCGGTGCGCATCGCCGCCATCATCGCCTCGGTGGCGGTGGCCCTGGAGGCCGCCGGGCAGAGCCTGGCGGTCGCGGCCGAGTAGACGCCCTTCACCTGGCGTAACGGGAACAGGCCGGAAGCAGCGCTTCCGGCCTGTTCTGTTTCTGCCCCGTCCTCAGGCCGGCGCGGCCTCGCGCTTCTTGGCGTGGCGCAGCAGCTTCAGGCATTCGATCGTCGCGGCGAGATCCAGGGCGGAGAAGCCCTCGGGCGTCTCGGGCTCGGGATCCGCGCCGCGAGCCAGCAGCTTTTCCACCACCTCCGCCTTGCCGGCGGAAGAGGCATACATCAGCGACGTGGCACCGTTGTCGTTGCGGTTGTCGATGGTGATGCCCGCATCCGCCAGCCGGTCGATAATGTCCAGATGGCCGCCCACGCAGGCGAGCCACAGGGCCGTATTGCCATCCATGTTGCGGGCGTCGAGGGCGGCGCCGGCGGCGATCAGGGCGTCCACCACCTCGCCCAGCCCTTCGCGACACGCCTTCATCAGCGGCGTCATGGCGTTCTCCACCGTGGCATTCACCCCGTCCGGGGGAAAGCCGAGGCTCGCCAGCCAATGGGCGAGCGCCGCATCGGGCGTGGCGGCGGCGGCGCGGGCGCTCTCCAAGCTGCGCCAGGCCTCAAAG
This window contains:
- a CDS encoding HesB/IscA family protein, with translation MITLTTSAVAAVKVALSRAADAEGVRVVAAAGAHQGVRYLMHLENAARDGDTVIELAGVKVFIDGPSRAATQGIRIDFAASGGFVVEDHPAPVAPAGSGLRH
- a CDS encoding ankyrin repeat domain-containing protein, with translation MRQRIPFRCIGVEAAASIVGGGTALLLDVRDAASYAAGHVEGARNITFSGLSDIIGGTPKTQTVLIYCYHGHASREYAQTLSDFGFAEVFSLDGGFEAWRSLESARAAAATPDAALAHWLASLGFPPDGVNATVENAMTPLMKACREGLGEVVDALIAAGAALDARNMDGNTALWLACVGGHLDIIDRLADAGITIDNRNDNGATSLMYASSAGKAEVVEKLLARGADPEPETPEGFSALDLAATIECLKLLRHAKKREAAPA
- the modD gene encoding ModD protein, producing MTYTWWTQATLDALLAEDVPYGDLTTEALALSQAPARLTMAMRSESTLCGVEVAQALFRTAGGTADILRATGARVPAGETILMAQGEAGAIFKAWKVAQTLVEYLSGIATLTADIIAAARKVAPDVAVVTTRKTLPGAKAQMIAAIRAGGAFPHRLGLSETLLLFPEHQAFLTDAAAGVALLRRAAPEKKVVVEVKTPEEVEKVLPAHPDVLQCEKMTPDEIRVVAALVAARAPATKVAAAGGVNLQNAAAYAAAGAHVLVTSAPYWAKPADVKVVITPA
- a CDS encoding peroxiredoxin; the protein is MLGIGSTLPAFTVTGVKPGFNSHEENGVSAFEEITEASFAGKWKIIFFYPKDFTFVCPTEIAEFARLAKDFEDRDAVVLGGSTDNEFVKLAWRRDHKDLNRLPIWSFADTNGSLTDGLGVRSPAGVAFRYTFVVDPDNVIQHVYATNLNVGRNPKDTLRVLDALQTDELCPCNREVGGDVLKVA
- a CDS encoding carboxymuconolactone decarboxylase family protein codes for the protein MSIETLKDQIPAFAKDVKLNLSALTREDSLTPQQLYGLLVACGITTRNPDVARALEAEAAAHLTPAAMDAAKAAASIMAMNNVYYRFTHLASNKAYETLPAKLRMSVIGNPGVDKADFELWSLAVSAMNGCGRCIDSHEKVLREAGIREDQIQVAVRIAAIIASVAVALEAAGQSLAVAAE